In Trichoplusia ni isolate ovarian cell line Hi5 chromosome 7, tn1, whole genome shotgun sequence, a single genomic region encodes these proteins:
- the LOC113495824 gene encoding probable 4-coumarate--CoA ligase 3: MFALMFRLKPVRRLSVCFKEKSVWTSEKVCISPYKDVEIPNMTVDQYVFKDLEKWANKTAVVCGHTNRSYTYEQVYKKSRILAANLRKKFKVRDGDTIGVVLPNVPEYPIVVFGILAAGGVVTTLNPIYTAYEIERQIGLSEASIIITNEDIVPTVKEALKLAKKDLPVISLNITQSLPEGTMSYKELAEDNLIDLSILNEVNRNHEDLAFLPYSSGTTGMPKGVQLSNRNIVANCQQQNTDVRLYEYTTKSNQDSTLVVLPMFHSYGLSICMLHKMSAGLKLVSVPKFQPDMFLNTLLTHKLQLLYLAPPMVLFLGSYPQVTAKHMESVTSVISGAAPLPSADIYRFFDKAERDVKFVQGYGMTEASPLVSLSDRSYEDVGCALPNVRLRVVDGNMKNLGPGEIGELLVDGPNVMKGYLKNPEANADVFVDGKWLRSGDLVKINEDGTIVVVDRLKELIKVKGYQVPPAELENVLKEHAAIIDAGVVGVPDDAAGEKPKAFVVLKPGAGATEQEIIEFVSKRVAPYKKIREVIFLESIPKNPSGKILRRTLKEQYC; the protein is encoded by the exons ATGTTCGCTCTAATGTTTCGGCTCAAACCAGTGAGAAGATTAAGTGTGTGTTTCAAAGAGAAAAGTGTATGGACCAGTGAAAAAGTCTGCATTTCCCCGTACAAAGATGTTGAAATACCCAACATGACTGTTGACCAGTATGTCTTTAAGGATCTCGAGAAATGGGCGAACAAGACTGCTGTG GTCTGCGGGCACACAAACAGGTCGTACACTTACGAGCAAGTTTACAAGAAGTCAAGAATCTTAGCCGCCAACTTGAGAAAAAAGTTCAAAGTCAGGGATGGTGACACTATCGGAGTCGTTCTACCTAATGTACCCGAATACCCCATAGTGGTTTTTGGTATTCTTGCAGCTGGCGGCGTTGTTACGACTCTGAACCCTATATACACTGCAT ATGAAATTGAAAGACAAATTGGTCTATCAGAAGCCTCAATAATTATCACAAATGAGGATATAGTGCCAACAGTTAAAGAGGCTTTGAAGCTTGCGAAGAAAGATCTACCTGTAATATCGCTGAATATAACACAAAGTTTACCAGAAGGTACTATGTCCTACAAAGAACTAGCTGAAGACAATCTTATAGACTTAAGTATTCTTAATGAAGTGAATAGGAATCATGAGGATTTGGCGTTTTTGCCATATTCTAGTGGAACTACGGGCATGCCAAAAGGAGTGCAGCTGAGTAATAGGAATATTGTAGCTAACTGTCAACAACAGAATACGGATGTCAGGCTTTATGAATATACTACGA AGTCGAACCAGGATAGCACTCTGGTCGTATTACCTATGTTCCACTCATACGGGTTGTCAATCTGCATGCTTCACAAGATGTCAGCTGGTTTGAAGCTAGTGTCAGTGCCAAAATTCCAACCagacatgtttttaaatactttgctGACGCATAAGTTGCAGTTGTTGTACTTAGCGCCACCTATGG TACTGTTCCTTGGTTCCTACCCTCAAGTTACGGCAAAACATATGGAGTCAGTAACTAGTGTGATATCAGGAGCCGCGCCGTTGCCTTCTGCtgatatttatagattttttgacAAAGCTGAG CGTGATGTTAAGTTCGTCCAAGGCTACGGGATGACTGAAGCGTCTCCACTGGTCAGTCTCTCAGATCGATCATATGAAGACGTTGGATGCGCTCTGCCAAATGTTAGGCTGAGGGTCGTTGATGGAAATATGAAGAATTTGGGACCTGGAGAA atTGGTGAACTCCTCGTTGATGGTCCAAATGTAATGAAAGGGTATTTAAAGAATCCAGAAGCAAATGCAGATGTGTTTGTCGATGGAAAATGGTTGAGAAGTGGCGACCTGGTTAAAATCAATGAAGATGGAACTATTGTTGTTGTTGACAGACTTAAGGAGcttataaag GTGAAAGGTTACCAAGTGCCTCCAGCGGAATTAGAAAACGTCCTTAAAGAGCACGCTGCAATTATAGACGCTGGAGTCGTAGGGGTCCCTGATGACGCGGCTGGCGAAAAACCTAAAGCATTCGTAGTTCTTAAACCAGGGGCAGGAGCAACTGAACAGGAGATTATAGAGTTCGTTAGTAAAAGAGTAGCTCCATACAAGAAAATTAGGGAAGTGATCTTCTTGGAGAGTATCCCAAAGAATCCTTCAGGGAAGATTCTTAGAAGGACATTAAAGGAACAGTATTGTTAG
- the LOC113495820 gene encoding 4-coumarate--CoA ligase 1-like gives MTMVPKNLFTVKTTLCSVKQSSKYASSAIRKHSVWTQDKVIKSPYKSIEIPKYTLYDYVWQNLDKWPERTVSVCAVTGRGYTYEKAFKLSNTFAANLRRKFKVRDGDTVAVMLPNIPDYHVVSLGILEAGGVITTLNPIYTAHEVQRQLLLSDAKIIVTLPETVPTIRESLKMAKLNIPIIVVKTNGEPIPEGTALFNELSEDVHVDKSCLKEVRRGPNDICFLPYSSGTTGLPKGVELSHRNIIANCEQINEPLVRMHNDTTPSHQDVIIGVLPLYHIYAASVLMFHKMSMGAKLVTLTKFTPESYLKTIEKHRTNIVMVAPPIILLMANHPAATAKTFDPIDSICNGAAPLAASDVERLMKKAGRQLDFRQGYGLTETSPVVTISPKGLNRYEATGPPLASTEMRIVDENLKNLGPNERGEILVRGPQVMKGYRDNPQANSEVFTEDGWFRTGDLAVADNDGVVTIADRLKELIKVKGFQVPPAELESLLRDHPAVTDAAVIGVPHQTKGETPKAFVVLRNGQKCTEKELSAFVNEKVAAYKHVEDITFVESVPKSPSGKILRRVLKDQYC, from the exons at GACAATGGTGCCCAAAAATTTATTCACGGTGAAAACAACTTTATGTTCCGTGAAACAGAGTTCAAAATATGCAAGTTCTGCGATCAGGAAGCACAGTGTATGGACTCAGGATAAAGTGATCAAGTCGCCGTACAAAAGTATTGAAATACCGAAGTACACTTTATACGACTACGTTTGGCAGAACCTGGACAAATGGCCGGAGAGGACTGTCTCT GTATGTGCTGTCACGGGCCGCGGGTACACTTACGAAAAAGCTTTTAAACTGTCAAACACATTCGCAGCAAACCTTCGCAGGAAGTTCAAGGTTCGCGATGGGGATACCGTGGCGGTGATGCTCCCAAACATTCCCGACTACCACGTGGTATCCCTGGGGATATTGGAGGCAGGAGGAGTGATAACCACCCTCAATCCAATTTATACTGCCC ACGAAGTCCAGCGCCAACTGTTGTTATCTGACGCGAAGATCATAGTAACACTACCAGAGACGGTACCGACAATTAGGGAGAGTTTGAAAATGGCCAAATTGAATATTCCCATAATCGTAGTAAAAACAAATGGGGAACCAATCCCTGAGGGAACAGCACTCTTCAACGAATTGAGTGAAGATGTGCACGTTGATAAGTCTTGCCTTAAAGAAGTGAGGAGAGGTCCAAATGATATCTGCTTTCTACCGTATTCTAGTGGGACTACAGGACTACCAAAAGGCGTTGAGTTGTCGCATAGGAATATCATAGCAAACTGCGAACAAATTAATGAACCATTAGTTAGAATGCACAATGATACTACac CATCTCACCAGGACGTGATAATAGGAGTGTTACCGCTTTACCACATCTATGCTGCGTCAGTTCTCATGTTCCACAAGATGTCTATGGGTGCGAAACTGGTGACCTTGACGAAGTTCACGCCGGAGAGCTACTTGAAGACCATCGAGAAGCACAGGACTAATATCGTGATGGTTGCACCTCCGATAA TACTACTCATGGCCAACCATCCAGCGGCAACTGCAAAGACATTTGATCCAATCGACAGCATTTGTAATGGAGCTGCACCATTGGCAGCCAGTGATGTTGAAAGGCTTATGAAGAAGGCTGGG CGTCAATTGGACTTCAGACAAGGTTATGGTTTGACTGAGACATCTCCAGTTGTCACAATATCTCCGAAAGGACTGAACCGCTACGAAGCAACTGGACCACCCTTAGCAAGTACTGAAATGAGAATTGTTGACGAAAACCTTAAGAACTTGGGCCCTAATGAG aGGGGTGAGATCCTTGTGCGAGGTCCGCAAGTGATGAAAGGCTACAGGGATAACCCTCAGGCAAATAGCGAGGTTTTTACCGAAGACGGCTGGTTCAGAACTGGTGACTTGGCTGTCGCCGACAATGATGGAGTCGTCACCATCGCTGACAGACTAAAAGAACTCATTAAG GTGAAAGGTTTCCAAGTACCTCCAGCAGAACTGGAATCCCTCCTACGCGACCATCCAGCTGTCACAGACGCAGCAGTCATCGGCGTTCCCCATCAAACCAAAGGAGAAACGCCAAAAGCCTTTGTAGTTCTGAGGAATGGTCAGAAATGTACTGAGAAGGAACTCAGTGCTTTTGTCAATGAAAAAGTGGCTGCCTACAAACATGTTGAGGACATTACATTTGTAGAAAGTGTACCAAAGAGTCCTTCTGGGAAGATTTTGAGACGGGTTTTGAAGGACCAGTACTGCTAG